A portion of the Punica granatum isolate Tunisia-2019 chromosome 7, ASM765513v2, whole genome shotgun sequence genome contains these proteins:
- the LOC116214862 gene encoding probable beta-1,3-galactosyltransferase 8, producing the protein MLKIWLRKMENESKKMRAKPLPGRIMLALCIVSFLAGSLFSRQRWSGPSPNNARELLGTANHMSKKLAEGNPDSVMEVSKTHQAIRNLDKTISKLEEDLTIARTSQSYQHAFKSKESNHSAQRVFVVIGINTAFSSRKRRDSLRDTWMPRGEKLKKLEKEKGIVIRFVIGHSVTPGGIQDKVIDAEDAKHGDFLRLDHVEGYHKLSTKTRIYFSTAISIWDADFYVKVDDDIHLNLGSLVSSLAQHRSKPRIYIGCMKSGPVLSQKGMKYHEPEYWKFGEEGNSYFRHASGQLYAISKDLVAYISNNSPILHRYANEDVSLGAWFIGLEVEHIDDPSMCCGTPPDCRLKAEAGNVCVASYDQSCSGICNSVERMKAIHSSCGEGDDTLWNVDV; encoded by the exons ATGCTCAAAATTTGGCTGcggaaaatggaaaatgagTCCAAGAAAATGCGGGCAAAGCCACTTCCGGGAAGGATTATGTTAGCTCTATGCATCGTGAGCTTTCTCGCAGGGTCACTTTTTTCTCGGCAGAGATGGTCTGGCCCTTCCCCTAATAATGCTAGGGAGCTGCTTGGGACTGCTAATCATATGAGCAAG AAACTCGCTGAAGGGAATCCGGACAGTGTCATGGAAGTCAGTAAAACTCATCAAGCCATCAG GAACCTCGACAAGACAATCTCCAAACTGGAAGAGGACTTGACAATTGCTCGTACAAGCCAATCCTATCAGCATGCATTCAAATCAAAGGAGTCTAATCACAGTGCACAGAGAGTCTTCGTGGTTATTGGAATTAATACAGCTTTTAGCAGCAGGAAACGGCGGGATTCCCTTCGTGACACATGGATGCCCAGAG GGGAGAAGCTGAAGAAGTTGGAGAAAGAGAAGGGGATAGTGATCAGGTTCGTGATAGGGCATAGTGTGACACCCGGGGGAATACAGGACAAGGTGATAGACGCGGAGGATGCAAAGCACGGGGACTTTCTCAGGCTCGACCATGTCGAAGGCTACCACAAGCTCTCCACCAAGACTCGTATCTACTTCTCCACTGCTATCTCCATTTGGGATGCTGACTTCTACGTTAAGGTGGACGATGATATCCATTTGAACTTAG GTTCCCTTGTGAGTTCTCTAGCTCAGCACAGATCCAAGCCCAGGATCTACATTGGGTGCATGAAGTCGGGACCTGTTTTATCGCAGAA GGGAATGAAGTACCACGAGCCGGAGTACTGGAAGTTCGGGGAGGAAGGCAACAGTTACTTTAGGCACGCCTCTGGTCAACTCTATGCTATCTCCAAGGACCTTGTTGCCTACATCTCCAACAACTC GCCGATACTGCATCGGTATGCTAATGAGGATGTATCCTTGGGAGCATGGTTTATCGGACTGGAAGTCGAACACATCGATGATCCCTCGATGTGTTGTGGTACCCCTCCAG ATTGCAGGCTGAAGGCAGAGGCCGGGAATGTGTGTGTGGCATCGTATGATCAGTCGTGCAGTGGCATCTGCAACTCTGTGGAACGAATGAAGGCGATCCACAGCTCCTGTGGGGAAGGAGACGACACCCTTTGGAATGTAGATGTCTGA
- the LOC116214770 gene encoding probable beta-1,3-galactosyltransferase 8: MVKIWPGQLENESRKMRGRPLSGRIMLVLCIASFFAGSLFPSQTWNHPSPSNSRELLETANQMSKLEIAAKDCEHRHKLAEGGVMEEVSKTHQTIKSLDKTISKLEQELAVARTSQSYELAFGQKESNHSVYKAFVVIGINTAFSSRKRRDSLRKTWMPRGEKLKKLEKEKGIVIRFMIGHSATEGGVLDKAIDAEEAMYGDFLRLDHIEGYHQLSSKTRIYFSTAFSIWDAEFYVKVDDDIHLNLGSLVNTLASYRSKPRIYIGCMKSGPVLTQKGVKYREPEYWKFGEEGNKYFRHASGQLYAISRDLAAYISVNSPILHRYANEDVSLGAWLIGLEVEHVDQHLMCCGTPPDCTLKADTGNVCVASYDQSCSGICNSVERMQAIHSSCGEGDSALWNVDL, encoded by the exons ATGGTTAAAATTTGGCCAGGGCAACTGGAAAACGAGTCCAGGAAGATGCGTGGAAGGCCACTTTCGGGGAGAATTATGTTAGTCCTATGCATTGCGAGCTTCTTTGCCGGGTCGCTCTTTCCTAGCCAAACATGGAATCACCCTTCCCCGAGCAATAGTAGGGAGCTGCTCGAGACTGCTAATCAGATGAGCAAGCTAGAGATCGCAGCAAAAGATTGTGAGCACAGACAT AAACTCGCTGAAGGAGGGGTCATGGAAGAAGTCAGTAAAACTCATCAAACTATCAA GTCTCTCGACAAAACAATCTCCAAACTGGAACAGGAGCTGGCAGTTGCCCGTACGAGCCAATCCTATGAGCTTGCTTTCGGTCAAAAGGAATCTAATCACAGTGTGTACAAGGCCTTTGTCGTCATCGGAATTAATACAGCTTTTAGCAGCAGGAAACGGCGGGATTCTCTCCGCAAAACATGGATGCCCAGAG GGGAGAAACTGAAGAAGTTGGAGAAAGAGAAGGGGATAGTGATCAGGTTCATGATTGGGCATAGCGCAACAGAAGGGGGAGTACTGGACAAGGCGATAGATGCAGAGGAGGCCATGTATGGGGACTTTCTCAGGCTCGACCATATCGAGGGCTACCACCAGCTTTCCTCAAAAACTCGTATCTACTTCTCAACTGCCTTCTCCATTTGGGATGCCGAGTTCTATGTAAAGGTGGATGACGATATCCATTTGAACTTGG GTTCGCTAGTAAATACTCTAGCTTCATACCGATCCAAGCCCAGGATATACATCGGCTGTATGAAATCCGGGCCAGTTTTAACTCAGAA GGGAGTGAAGTATCGTGAGCCGGAGTACTGGAAGTTCGGGGAAGAAGGGAACAAATACTTCCGGCATGCCTCTGGCCAACTCTATGCCATATCCAGGGACCTTGCTGCCTATATTTCCGTCAACTC GCCGATACTGCACAGGTACGCAAATGAGGATGTATCCTTAGGAGCTTGGTTAATCGGGTTGGAAGTCGAGCACGTCGACCAACACTTGATGTGTTGCGGTACTCCTCCAG ATTGCACGCTGAAGGCAGATACCGGAAATGTGTGCGTGGCATCTTATGATCAGTCGTGCAGTGGTATCTGCAACTCCGTGGAACGGATGCAGGCAATCCACAGCTCTTGTGGGGAAGGAGACAGCGCACTTTGGAATGTTGATTTATAA
- the LOC116212788 gene encoding uncharacterized protein LOC116212788, which translates to MAAPALLSPPRASPATISRHLPCRAPKTEKWNKCRLRSPELRWVSSDSTSGSSPRLPKSPFTTMCSKDASISPDTFEGKKRVWIWTENKQVMTAAVERGWNTFLFTRPELADDWSSIAMIQPLFIKDGLLVDGEEKTVATIIEVSTAEGLQRLHPEDGQPQNIVLDLLDWQVIPAENIVATFQGSQKTVFAISKTPTEARTFLEALEQGLGGVVLKAQDTEAVIDLKDYFDRRDEVRNRLSLTKASIIRISTAGMGDRVCVDLCSLMRPGEGLLVGSFARGLFLVHSECLESNYISSRPFRVNAGPVHSYVAVPGGRTCYLSELKTGKEVLVVDHEGFQRTAIVGRVKIETRPLILVETKVDSSDSHTVYSIFLQNAETVALISPSDKGNGTHGTVIPVTSLKVGDEILLRVQGGARHTGIEIQEFIVEN; encoded by the exons ATGGCTGCTCCTGCACTGTTGTCACCTCCTCGTGCTTCTCCTGCCACAATTTCCAGACACCTCCCCTGCCGGGCTCCCAAGACAG AGAAATGGAATAAATGCAGATTGAGGTCCCCGGAACTTCGCTGGGTTTCTTCTGACAGTACAAGCGGCAGCAGTCCACGGTTGCCCAAGTCCCCTTTTACGACAATGTGCTCCAAGGACGCGTCCATTTCTCCGGACACGTTCGAGGGAAAGAAGAGGGTCTGGATTTGGACAGAGAACAAGCAGGTGATGACGGCTGCTGTGGAGAGGGGATGGAACACTTTCTTGTTTACACGCCCAGAACTTGCAGATGACTGGTCAT CGATTGCTATGATACAACCCCTTTTTATCAAAGATGGACTTCTTGTTGATGGAGAGGAGAAAACAGTTGCCACAATTATTGAGGTTTCAACTGCGGAAGGATTACAGAGGCTCCACCCTGAGGATGGGCAGCCACAAAATATTGTCTTAGATTTGCTAGATTGGCAG GTAATCCCAGCAGAAAACATTGTGGCAACATTTCAAGGAAGTCAGAAGACTGTTTTTGCCATTTCAAAAACCCCAACAGAAGCACGAACCTTCCTCGAG GCCCTGGAGCAAGGTCTTGGTGGAGTCGTCTTAAAGGCTCAAGACACTGAGGCTGTAATTGATCTGAAg GACTATTTTGATAGAAGAGATGAAGTGAGGAACCGATTGAGCCTAACCAAGGCTTCAATAATCCGGATTTCTACAGCTGGGATGGGTGATCGAGTGTGTGTAGATCTCTGCAGTCTCATGAGACCTGGTGAAGGGCTTCTG GTCGGATCTTTTGCAAGGGGACTCTTCCTGGTTCATTCTGAGTGCTTGGAATCCAATTACATCTCCAGCAGACCATTCCGAGTCAATGCC GGACCAGTGCATTCCTATGTTGCTGTCCCAGGAGGAAGAACTTGCTATCTTTCCGAGCTAAAGACGGGCAAAGAGGTGTTAGTTGTTGATCATGAAGGATTTCAAAGAACAGCCATTGTGGGACGCGTAAAGATTGAGACTCGACCATTAATACTGGTGGAGACAAAG GTTGACTCCTCGGATAGTCATACTGTTTACAGCATTTTCCTGCAAAATGCAGAAACCGTTGCCTTAATCTCTCCCTCTGACAAAG GAAATGGAACACATGGAACAGTGATCCCCGTGACCTCGCTGAAGGTTGGAGACGAAATCTTGTTGAGAGTTCAGGGAGGAGCCCGCCACACCGGAATAGAGATTCAGGAATTTATTGTTGAGAACTGA
- the LOC116212948 gene encoding aldose 1-epimerase-like: protein MTRTFNLISIFFFVLALTSANGSSSGSEASHGKEEIGVYELKKGNVTMKVTNWGATIMSLVLPDKKGKLDDVVLGYDSAKDYKNDSTYFGSVVGRVANRIANAQFTLNGTKYKLVPNEGKNMLHGGPKGFSDVAWKVSRYEKDGRAPHIVFKYLSKDGEEGFPGNLRITVSYTLLGDDKLSISMKAKALDKVTPANLAQHTYWNLGGHNSGDILSEEIQILGSHITPTDSLLIPTGQISPVKGTPYDFLQPHQIGSQIKSLPKGFDINYVLDRAEGSKSLQKAAVVHDKRSGRVMELYTNQPGVQFYTGSMLKDVKGKGGCVYKAHAALCLETQKFPDSVNHPNFPSEIVNPGQTYNHIMLFKFSVKP, encoded by the exons ATGACCAGGACCTTTAACCTTATTTcgatcttcttcttcgttcTCGCTCTTACTTCCGCTAATGGTAGCTCGTCCGGATCGGAAGCCAGCCATGGCAAGGAGGAGATTGGGGTCTACGAGCTCAAGAAAGGCAATGTGACAATGAAAGTAACCAATTGGGGCGCCACCATTATGTCCCTCGTTTTGCCCGACAAGAAAG GAAAGCTCGATGATGTGGTTCTCGGGTACGATTCCGCCAAGGATTATAAG AATGATTCGACTTACTTTGGATCCGTGGTTGGGAGGGTCGCGAACAGAATAGCAAATGCTCAGTTCACTCTCAACGGGACCAAATACAAACTTGTCCCGAACGAAGGCAAAAACATGCTCCATG GTGGTCCTAAGGGTTTCAGTGATGTCGCTTGGAAAGTGAGTAGATACGAGAAAGATGGTCGGGCACCTCACATCGTATTCAAATATCTCAGCAAGGATGGTGAAGAAG GATTTCCTGGAAACCTGCGCATAACGGTCTCCTATACCCTGCTGGGAGATGATAAGCTGAGCATATCGATGAAGGCTAAGGCCTTAGACAAGGTGACCCCCGCGAACCTAGCCCAGCACACGTACTGGAACCTCGGAGGTCACAACAGCGGCGATATCCTATCCGAAGAGATCCAAATCCTTGGATCCCACATCACACCCACGGATTCCCTTCTCATCCCGACGGGGCAGATCTCTCCTGTCAAGGGGACACCTTATGATTTCCTACAGCCCCACCAGATAGGATCCCAGATTAAGTCCCTGCCTAAGGGCTTCGACATAAATTACGTCCTCGACAGGGCTGAGGGGAGCAAATCCCTGCAGAAGGCAGCAGTGGTCCACGACAAGAGATCGGGACGTGTCATGGAGTTATACACGAACCAGCCCGGGGTGCAGTTCTACACGGGGAGCATGCTCAAGGATGTCAAGGGGAAGGGCGGGTGCGTGTATAAGGCTCACGCGGCTCTGTGCTTGGAGACCCAGAAGTTTCCTGACTCCGTGAACCACCCGAACTTCCCTTCGGAGATAGTTAACCCTGGACAGACGTACAATCATATCATGCTCTTCAAGTTTTCGGTCAAGCCGTAA